From the Lolium rigidum isolate FL_2022 chromosome 2, APGP_CSIRO_Lrig_0.1, whole genome shotgun sequence genome, one window contains:
- the LOC124686204 gene encoding protein CADMIUM TOLERANCE 4-like: protein MTKQKQEQAATPTPALFSLHPTLFFMFSSLDSNFQFTSAPAKATADDQSQGDDMRLSAMDRVKKRHEEKGFLYACFFMLCCCFCCHEACEHCLQCFCCCRSKDE from the exons ATGACAAAACAGAAGCAAGAACAAGCTGCCACTCCCACCCCCGCCCTCTTCTCCCTCCATCCCACACTTTTCTTCATGTTCTCATCTCTAGATTCCAACTTCCAATTCACCTCCGCCCCGGCGAAGGCAACGGCCGACGATCAGTCGCAGGGCGATGACATGAGACTGTCGGCCATGGACCGTGTCAAGAAGCGCCACGAGGAGAAGGGCTTCCTCTATGCCTG CTTCTTCATGCTGTGCTGTTGCTTCTGCTGCCACGAGGCCTGCGAGCACTGCCTCCAGTGCTTCTGCTGCTGCCGCAGCAAGGATGAGTGA
- the LOC124691521 gene encoding U1 small nuclear ribonucleoprotein 70 kDa isoform X2, whose protein sequence is MAVNEETSVYVGGLPYDADEEMLRLYFEPCGTIVSVKVINDQRVRGKCYGFVTYTHPKAAQRAIMQMDGKQIGNRAVRVNEVRTRVDNREFGRDSFRRDPIRDGRDGYWDRRDRERSYDRHRDRDPYHDRDSDRPRDHGRDRYDERGGFDQDMDYSMDRDHEGDERRARDHYRGDHDRPVEARNVDSDNEREKENSKGYDSERDKDKEQPPRKSRPKARDSREISSSSDDLHNDVKHQLDKAIQMHEDLENEVSQIKDKVTSKEHHIADLQKKSLKLEEELAAARKVSSERQLVVTKLYKCFLQLQDFNERAKNAENDLKALVDSAMAEIDMAEDATTKDGSGYENGVA, encoded by the exons atggCCGTGAACGAGGAGACCTCCGTCTACGTCGGCGGCCTGCCctacgacgccgacgaggagATGCTCCGCCTCTACTTCGAGCCCTGCGGCACCATCGTCTCCGTCAAG GTGATAAATGACCAGAGAGTCAGGGGCAAGTGTTATGGGTTTGTTACGTACACTCACCCTAAGGCTGCTCAGCGTGCTATCATGCAAATGGATGGCAAG CAAATAGGTAATCGTGCTGTTAGAGTAAATGAAGTGCGGACAAGAGTTGACAACCGTGAGTTTGGGCGTGATAGTTTCCGTCGGGATCCTATAAGAGATGGAAGGGATGGATACTGGGACAGAAGGGATAGGGAGAGGAGTTATGATCGTCACCGCGATAGAGATCCCTACCATGACAGGGATAGTGATAGACCTCGCGACCATGGTAGGGACAGATATGATGAGCGTGGGGGATTTGATCAAGATATGGACTATTCCATGGATCGAGATCATGAAGGAGATGAAAGGCGTGCTAGAGACCATTATCGGGGAGACCATGATCGTCCAGTGGAGGCACGTAATGTGGATTCTGATAATGAAAGAGAGAAGGAAAATTCAAAAGGCTATGATAGTGAAAGAGATAAAGACAAGGAACAGCCACCAAGGAAAAG CCGTCCGAAAGCTCGTGATAGCAGAGAGATTTCAAGTTCCAGTGATGATCTTCATAATGAT GTAAAACACCAGCTGGACAAGGCCATTCAGATGCATGAGGATCTTGAAAATGAG GTTTCTCAGATCAAAGATAAGGTTACAAGCAAAGAACACCACATTGCAGATTTGCAAAAGAAATCTCTG AAGTTAGAGGAAGAGCTGGCTGCTGCACGTAAAGTTTCGTCAGAGCGACAATTGGTTGTCACAAAG CTGTACAAATGTTTTCTTCAACTTCAGGACTTCAATGAAAGGGCCAAGAATGCTGAAAATGATCTCAAG GCTCTCGTTGATTCTGCGATGGCTGAGATCGACATGGCTGAAGATGCCACGACCAAAGACGGTTCAGGGTACGAGAACGGTGTGGCCTGA
- the LOC124691521 gene encoding U1 small nuclear ribonucleoprotein 70 kDa isoform X1, whose protein sequence is MAVNEETSVYVGGLPYDADEEMLRLYFEPCGTIVSVKVINDQRVRGKCYGFVTYTHPKAAQRAIMQMDGKQIGNRAVRVNEVRTRVDNREFGRDSFRRDPIRDGRDGYWDRRDRERSYDRHRDRDPYHDRDSDRPRDHGRDRYDERGGFDQDMDYSMDRDHEGDERRARDHYRGDHDRPVEARNVDSDNEREKENSKGYDSERDKDKEQPPRKRFSRPKARDSREISSSSDDLHNDVKHQLDKAIQMHEDLENEVSQIKDKVTSKEHHIADLQKKSLKLEEELAAARKVSSERQLVVTKLYKCFLQLQDFNERAKNAENDLKALVDSAMAEIDMAEDATTKDGSGYENGVA, encoded by the exons atggCCGTGAACGAGGAGACCTCCGTCTACGTCGGCGGCCTGCCctacgacgccgacgaggagATGCTCCGCCTCTACTTCGAGCCCTGCGGCACCATCGTCTCCGTCAAG GTGATAAATGACCAGAGAGTCAGGGGCAAGTGTTATGGGTTTGTTACGTACACTCACCCTAAGGCTGCTCAGCGTGCTATCATGCAAATGGATGGCAAG CAAATAGGTAATCGTGCTGTTAGAGTAAATGAAGTGCGGACAAGAGTTGACAACCGTGAGTTTGGGCGTGATAGTTTCCGTCGGGATCCTATAAGAGATGGAAGGGATGGATACTGGGACAGAAGGGATAGGGAGAGGAGTTATGATCGTCACCGCGATAGAGATCCCTACCATGACAGGGATAGTGATAGACCTCGCGACCATGGTAGGGACAGATATGATGAGCGTGGGGGATTTGATCAAGATATGGACTATTCCATGGATCGAGATCATGAAGGAGATGAAAGGCGTGCTAGAGACCATTATCGGGGAGACCATGATCGTCCAGTGGAGGCACGTAATGTGGATTCTGATAATGAAAGAGAGAAGGAAAATTCAAAAGGCTATGATAGTGAAAGAGATAAAGACAAGGAACAGCCACCAAGGAAAAGGTTCAG CCGTCCGAAAGCTCGTGATAGCAGAGAGATTTCAAGTTCCAGTGATGATCTTCATAATGAT GTAAAACACCAGCTGGACAAGGCCATTCAGATGCATGAGGATCTTGAAAATGAG GTTTCTCAGATCAAAGATAAGGTTACAAGCAAAGAACACCACATTGCAGATTTGCAAAAGAAATCTCTG AAGTTAGAGGAAGAGCTGGCTGCTGCACGTAAAGTTTCGTCAGAGCGACAATTGGTTGTCACAAAG CTGTACAAATGTTTTCTTCAACTTCAGGACTTCAATGAAAGGGCCAAGAATGCTGAAAATGATCTCAAG GCTCTCGTTGATTCTGCGATGGCTGAGATCGACATGGCTGAAGATGCCACGACCAAAGACGGTTCAGGGTACGAGAACGGTGTGGCCTGA
- the LOC124691520 gene encoding ABC transporter G family member 39, translating to MRKGILLPGAVDDVGGAGREVDILGLGLSERKNLIERLMRTAEEDNERFLLKLRDRMERVGIDNPTIEVRFENLNIDAEAYVGNRGIPTFTNFFSNKIIDVLSALRIVSSGKRPISIIHDISGVVRPGRMSLLLGPPGSGKTSLLLALAGKLDSTLKVSGRVTYNGHDMDEFVPQRTSAYIGQHDLHIGEMTVRETLAFSARCQGVGTRYDMLAELSRREKEANIKPDPDIDVYMKAISVEGQESVITDYILKILGLEICADTMVGDGMIRGISGGQKKRVTTGEMLVGPAKALFMDEISTGLDSSTTYQIVNSLRQSVHILGGTALIALLQPAPETYELFDDIVLLTEGKIVYQGPRENVLEFFEAMGFRCPERKGVADFLQEVTSRKDQHQYWCRSNEPYRYISVNDFTEAFKAFHVGRKMGSELRVPFDRSRNHPAALTTSKFGVSKMELLKACFSREWLLMKRNSFVYIFKVVQLIILGTIAMTVFLRTKMHRDSVEDGVIFMGAMFLGLLTHLFNGFAELAMSIAKLPIFYKQRDLLFYPSWAYGLPTWVLKIPISFLECAVWICMTYYVIGFDPNIVRFFRHYLLLVLISQMASGLFRVLAALGREMVVADTFGSFAQLILLILGGYLIARDNIKAWWIWGYWCSPLMYAQNAIAVNEFLGHTWRKVVDPTMSTDTLGIQVLKARGIFTDPNWYWIGVGALLGYIMLFNVLFVVFLDLLDPLGKGQNVVSEEELREKHVNRTGENIELQLLGTENRNSPSNGRGEITGADTRNRGMALPFTALSITFDNIRYSVDMPQEMKDKGINEDRLLLLKGVSGAFRPGVLTALMGVSGAGKTTLMDVLAGRKTGGYIEGDISISGYSKNQETFARIAGYCEQNDIHSPHVTVYESLVYSAWLRLSPDVDSEARKMFVEQVMELVELTSLRGALVGLPGVNGLSTEQRKRLTIAVELVANPSIIFMDEPTSGLDARAAAIVMRAVRNTVDTGRTVVCTIHQPSIDIFEAFDELFLMKRGGEEIYVGPLGHNSCHLISYFEGIQGVKKIKDGYNPATWMLEVTTLSQEDALGVNFAEVYMNSDLYRRNKALISELSTPPPGSTDLCFPNQYAQSFFTQCIACLWKQHKSYWRNPSYTATRIFFTMVIALIFGTIFLNLGKKVDKRQDLFNSLGSMYAAVIFIGIQNGQCVQPIVDVERTVFYREKAAGMYSALPYAFAQVFIEIPHVFLQTLVYGLIVYSLIGLDWAFMKFFWYMFFMFFTFLYFTFYGMMAVAMTPNSDIAAIVATAFYAVWNIFAGFLVPRPRIPIWWRWYSWACPVAWTLYGLVASQYGDIADVRLEDGEAVDAFINRFFGFRHDYVGFMAIGVVGFTVLFAFVFAFSIKVFNFQRR from the exons ATGCGCAAGGGCATCCTCCTCCCCGGCGCCGTCGACGACGTCGGCGGGGCCGGGCGGGAGGTGGACATCCTGGGGCTCGGGCTGAGCGAGAGGAAGAACCTCATCGAGCGCCTCATGCGCACCGCCGAGGAGGACAACGAGCGCTTCCTCCTCAAGCTCCGCGACCGGATGGAGCG AGTTGGCATCGACAACCCGACAATCGAGGTGCGGTTCGAGAACCTCAACATCGACGCCGAGGCGTACGTCGGCAACAGGGGCATCCCGACGTTCACCAACTTCTTCTCCAACAAGATCATC GACGTGTTGAGCGCTCTACGCATTGTTTCCAGCGGGAAGAGGCCCATCTCGATCATCCACGACATCAGCGGAGTCGTAAGACCCGGCAG GATGTCATTGCTGCTTGGTCCCCCTGGGTCTGGGAAAACTAGCCTGCTCCTAGCCTTGGCAGGGAAACTGGATTCGACACTCAAG GTGTCAGGGAGAGTGACCTACAATGGGCATGACATGGATGAGTTCGTCCCACAGAGGACATCGGCATACATCGGGCAGCACGATCTCCACATCGGCGAAATGACGGTGAGGGAGACACTGGCCTTCTCTGCAAGATGCCAAGGAGTCGGAACCCGTTACG ACATGCTTGCTGAACTCTCAAGAAGGGAGAAAGAAGCCAACATTAAGCCAGATCCTGATATTGATGTTTACATGAAG GCCATCTCTGTGGAAGGTCAAGAAAGTGTTATCACAGATTACATCCTCAAA ATTTTGGGTCTGGAAATTTGCGCagatacaatggttggtgatGGCATGATCAGAGGCATCTCGGGAGGACAAAAGAAGCGTGTGACAACAG GTGAGATGCTTGTCGGGCCAGCGAAGGCACTGTTCATGGATGAAATCTCCACCGGTCTGGATAGCTCCACGACGTACCAGATCGTCAACTCCCTCAGGCAATCTGTCCACATCCTCGGCGGCACAGCATTGATCGCACTGCTTCAGCCTGCACCTGAAACGTACGAGCTCTTCGATGACATTGTTCTGCTCACTGAGGGGAAAATCGTGTACCAGGGTCCTCGAGAAAATGTTCTCGAGTTCTTTGAGGCCATGGGATTCAGATGCCCTGAGAGGAAAGGTGTTGCAGACTTCTTACAAGAA GTTACATCTAGGAAGGATCAACACCAGTACTGGTGCCGAAGTAACGAGCCATATCGATACATCTCGGTCAACGATTTCACAGAGGCATTCAAAGCCTTCCATGTTGGCCGTAAGATGGGCTCGGAGCTCAGGGTGCCGTTCGACCGATCCAGGAACCATCCGGCTGCACTCACGACTTCGAAGTTTGGTGTCAGCAAGATGGAGCTTCTGAAGGCTTGCTTCTCTAGGGAGTGGTTGCTGATGAAGAGGAACTCGTTCGTTTACATCTTTAAAGTAGTCCAG ctcaTAATCCTTGGGACCATCGCGATGACTGTATTCCTGCGTACCAAGATGCACCGGGACAGTGTCGAAGATGGAGTGATCTTCATGGGTGCGATGTTCCTTGGCCTACTCACACATCTGTTCAATGGATTCGCGGAGCTCGCTATGAGCATTGCAAAGCTGCCCATATTCTATAAGCAGAGGGACCTGCTCTTCTATCCATCATGGGCATATGGATTGCCTACATGGGTGCTCAAGATCCCAATATCATTCTTGGAATGTGCTGTGTGGATCTGCATGACTTACTATGTTATCGGCTTCGATCCAAACATCGTAAGGTTCTTCCGCCATTACCTGTTGCTTGTACTGATCAGCCAGATGGCATCCGGTCTCTTCCGGGTTCTTGCTGCATTGGGAAGAGAGATGGTCGTTGCAGATACGTTTGGGTCATTTGCTCAGCTTATTCTTCTGATTCTCGGTGGCTACTTGATAGCTAGAG ATAACATCAAGGCATGGTGGATTTGGGGCTACTGGTGCTCCCCTCTGATGTATGCCCAGAATGCTATAGCGGTGAACGAGTTCCTGGGCCATACCTGGCGGAAG GTTGTTGATCCGACCATGAGCACCGACACACTTGGCATACAAGTCTTGAAGGCGCGGGGCATCTTTACCGACCCAAACTGGTACTGGATCGGCGTTGGTGCCTTACTTGGATACATCATGCTCTTCAATGTACTGTTTGTTGTGTTCCTCGACTTACTTGACC CACTTGGAAAGGGTCAAAATGTTGTTTCCGAAGAGGAGCTGAGGGAGAAGCATGTGAATCGCACAGGAGAAAACATAGAGTTGCAGCTTCTTGGAACGGAAAACCGGAATTCACCTTCCAATG GAAGAGGTGAAATCACTGGAGCTGACACCAGGAATAGGGGAATGGCGTTACCATTTACTGCCTTGTCAATCACCTTTGACAATATCAGATATTCTGTGGACATGCCTCAG GAAATGAAGGACAAAGGTATTAATGAAGACCGGCTATTGCTGCTGAAAGGTGTAAGCGGAGCTTTCAGGCCAGGAGTTCTAACAGCATTGATGGGGGTCAGTGGGGCGGGTAAGACAACTTTGATGGATGTGTTGGCGGGACGGAAAACTGGCGGCTACATTGAAGGAGACATCAGCATCTCTGGTTACTCAAAGAACCAGGAAACTTTTGCCCGGATTGCTGGTTACTGTGAGCAAAATGATATCCACTCTCCACATGTCACTGTTTATGAATCCCTCGTGTACTCAGCCTGGCTTCGACTGTCCCCCGATGTAGACTCGGAGGCAAGAAAA ATGTTTGTGGAACAAGTCATGGAACTCGTCGAGCTGACATCACTGAGGGGAGCCTTGGTCGGACTGCCAGGAGTGAATGGTTTATCCACAGAACAGCGTAAAAGGCTCACCATTGCTGTTGAGCTTGTTGCTAATCCATCCATCATATTCATGGACGAACCAACTTCTGGACTAGACGCAAGGGCAGCTGCAATCGTGATGAGGGCGGTCAGAAACACGGTTGACACAGGAAGAACAGTTGTCTGCACCATCCATCAGCCAAGCATTGACATCTTTGAAGCCTTTGATGAG CTATTTCTGATGAAACGGGGAGGTGAAGAAATATATGTTGGACCCTTGGGACACAACTCATGCCATCTGATCAGTTACTTTGAG GGAATACAAGGAGTGAAGAAAATCAAGGATGGTTACAACCCTGCAACTTGGATGCTAGAAGTGACTACCCTATCTCAAGAAGATGCCCTGGGGGTCAACTTCGCCGAAGTATACATGAATTCTGACCTATACCG GAGGAACAAAGCTCTGATCAGTGAACTAAGCACACCTCCTCCTGGATCGACGGACCTGTGCTTCCCAAACCAGTACGCACAGTCCTTCTTCACACAATGTATTGCTTGCCTGTGGAAGCAGCACAAGTCATACTGGAGAAATCCATCATACACTGCGACTAGAATATTCTTCACGATGGTTATTGCCCTCATCTTCGGCACCATCTTCCTGAACCTAGGCAAGAAAGT AGATAAGAGACAGGACCTGTTCAACTCTCTGGGTTCCATGTATGCAGCAGTCATTTTCATTGGAATTCAGAATGGACAATGCGTTCAACCGATTGTAGACGTCGAAAGGACAGTCTTCTACCGAGAAAAGGCTGCCGGGATGTACTCTGCTCTACCCTATGCTTTTGCACAG GTTTTCATTGAGATCCCACATGTCTTCCTTCAGACCCTTGTGTATGGTCTGATTGTCTACAGCTTGATTGGTTTAGACTGGGCATTTATGAAATTCTTTTGGTACatgttcttcatgttcttcaCCTTCCTGTACTTCACGTTTTATGGCATGATGGCAGTCGCCATGACACCAAACAGCGACATTGCTGCCATAGTTGCAACTGCATTCTATGCAGTATGGAATATCTTTGCTGGCTTCCTTGTCCCCCGACCA AGGATACCAATATGGTGGAGATGGTACTCCTGGGCATGTCCGGTGGCATGGACTCTGTACGGACTTGTCGCTTCACAGTATGGAGATATCGCAGATGTTAGGCTGGAGGATGGAGAAGCGGTGGATGCTTTCATCAACAGATTCTTTGGATTCAGGCACGATTACGTAGGTTTTATGGCTATTGGTGTTGTAGGCTTCACCGTTCTCTTTGCTTTTGTCTTTGCCTTCTCCATCAAAGTCTTTAACTTCCAAAGAAGATGA